AGGCGAGGACGACGGCCTGGACGCGGTCGCGCAGCCCGAGTTTCGCCAGGATGCGCGACACGTAGGTCTTGACGGTCTCGGGCGTGATGAACATCGCGGCGGCGATCTCCGCGTTCGACAGCCCCTCGGCGATCAGCTGGAGCACTTCCAGCTCGCGGGGGGTCAGCGCGTGCACGATGTCCTGCCGGGCCGGGCGGGAGGTGTCGGCCGGCCGCAGATGCTGGGCGAAGTGGCCGATGAGGTGGCGGGTGACGGCGGGGGCGAGCAGGGCCTCGCCGCGTGCGACGGTGCGGATACCGTTGACCAGCTCCGCCGGAGGCGCGTCCTTGAGGAGGAAGCCGCTCGCTCCGGCGCGCAGCGCGTCGTAGACGTAGGCGTCGATGTTGAAC
The sequence above is drawn from the Streptomyces sp. NBC_00525 genome and encodes:
- a CDS encoding response regulator transcription factor, with the translated sequence MSDTPSLIRVLVCDDQALVRTGYVTIFSAQPDMEVVAEAENGHEAVAAARRLRPDVVVMDIRMPLLDGIQATRQLAGPDTENAPKVLVVTTFNIDAYVYDALRAGASGFLLKDAPPAELVNGIRTVARGEALLAPAVTRHLIGHFAQHLRPADTSRPARQDIVHALTPRELEVLQLIAEGLSNAEIAAAMFITPETVKTYVSRILAKLGLRDRVQAVVLAYRVGLVSGTP